AACTTTAGGTATGAGTAATAGTGATATAGTACCTTAGAAAGCTTCGCTAATTAAAACTGCATCCACTTTTACAGCTTTTTCTCAGACTGTAGCCAGCTGTTGAAGTGCACAGCATGACAGTGATGGGTACTTTTCTGTGCCATCCATTTTTGTGAGGAGCATAAAGGTTGACGGGGAGGAGAGAAATTAAAGGTAGGGGTCCACTTCAGTTAGGTTTAATTGGGGATGAAGGACTAAGATGTACGAGACTAGAAAAAACTAGGCTTTGAAGTACATTAGAAAGAAACCCAAAGGCTGATATGCCCAAGCAGACGGGAATGACTGCGGGGAGCTGAAAAAGACTGCAGACTGCTGTCTCCGTAGGATTTTATAGGCTAAAGCTTCAGAGGCTTGTTAGTTAACTAGCTACAAAGTGTGAAGTGAATGACTCTTCTAGGTAAAACACACTTTTCAAGATCATTTTCACCCTCTGCCCCTGGGCAGCATACTTCATTGAAACCAGGAGGCTTTGAAAAGGATGTCAGTGCTTCAGAGCAGAGGTTCGCTTAGACAAATGTTCTGCCAAGTGCCACTCATTTTAGTAGAGCTCACAACATGTTGAGCAGCAATAAAGAAggattttgtaaatatttgacTTGGTGTCCTTTCGGAAAATGTTGCACTTTTTGGCTCCCAGCTGTTCATGAATAAAATTCCAGAGTGATATTCACTAGGTCAGAAGCTGTCTCAAATGTCCATTGAGACTGTCAACATACAAGTGCCATTACAAGTAAGGGAGACCCATTCTTGCTGCTCAAGTTTTTCCACTTTTAAAGTAGTTATAAAACCCTTCACTCCAGTTGTATTTACTGATTAAATTGAGTGTATTTATCACCTGTTATTTACCTGATGATTAACTTCCACAGACACTGCAGTATATCACATGTCATGGCAACAGTTTATTTTGGTAGGAAGGGATGTAAACTGATACGGCACATCTGAGGATGAACAATTTCCTGAAGGGAAATGAATGACAGTATGGTAAAAGGTAAACAATATTAAAAGTGACATTCACTTGAAATGATTATGAATAATCCAGGCCCCACCCATCTCCTAAGTCCCCCAGATGCAAGCCCTGCCCTGAATAAAATGCAGGAAAGAACTGAGCCACCCCACCAAAGAGCAGGCAGACAGCAAGGcacagagagtgagagagagaaagacaccCATTTACAGCTTTACTGCCTTGTTCAGTCCGTCAGACTTGCTCTCACTGCCACCTCTATCTTATCCTCTCTTTCTCCTAGTAGTCTATTtgaatctttctctctctctcgcacacatACTCATTCAAATACATTCATTCAACTCAGCTCATTCGCAGGCACGGGTCAGGCAGCCTCACGTTTCACCTTGCTCTGCCTCTGGCTGAGAGGAGAGAGTCCTGCAAGGTGCAGCCATCACACAGGACACAGGCTCTCAGGACCTGGATGCTCTAGGACAGTCTAACAAGATCGAGACGTTTCTTCAGGATGGAAATGCAGAGTTTTCATTCATCATTCTGAAGAGCAAACCAGCAGAGCACTAGTTACAAGACCAAAGAGAAACACTCAAATTTGAAGTTggtcactttttcttttttttttaaagatcttTTACCTTCTCTTCCCATGTTCCTGCTAACGGGGTCTGTGTGAGGCAGAGCGCCCAGCGAAGACCAGCATCATGCCGACTACTTGTGCAAGGTGCACCTTGGGAGTCTGACCCATCATGTGCAAATGGACACCTACTACCGCTGGTCTCCACTTCGACCTCAGCTTCTCTGGCTCAGCCCTCCCTTCTTATCCTTATTCCCTGGTATGCCTATCCTTGCTCTTTCTGGTTTGCTCTGCTCTTGGAGGTTGCCCACCTGCACTGGGGCATGACCCCCTTCATGTGCTGGCACAGGGCACAAACTGCTCTTGGACTCTGGAGCGGCACACACGCAGCTACAACCACCTAGAGGGTGACGTTCGCCTGCGACGCCTCTATTCCGCCAACAAGTTCTTTCTCTGCATAGACAAGACGGGCAAGGTGGATGGCACCCGTCGGAAGAATTACGCTGACAGTGAGTAGACACCCAGTGTTTTTCTTTATTCATGTGTTCCTGCAGAAAGGGAGTGGGGCCCATTTGGTCTTTATGATCTTCCATCAACTTTCttatcatttgtgttttatggCTCTTTTAGTCCGCTCCTTGAAGAGTCAGACTTTTTATTACAAGTATGTACAAAGGTGTTGCTAGGTAGGATTTGTAATATGCAAAACACTTAATGGGAACGTTAAGGCCCTTTACTGTTTTATTGGCCCACAAAATACTACGATTTGAAATATGGAACTCTGTCTCCATCTcagagttaaaaaataaataaataaataaataaaaaggtaattgtgactttatctcTCATGATTGCAGATTTATATCTCCTAATTGCAACTTATCTTATCTTGTGACTTAATGTTTCACAATTTGACAATTTCTTGTTACTTGTGACTTCTTgttattgtgactttatatctataTAGTATatctttatattatttttttatgtaccCTATGTCAGTtacctgttttattttttactctgAGGCAGAATCTGACTTCTGTATTTAAATAAGGGATCGGCTGAACAGGAGAGGATTTAACTTGTCAAAACTGAACAGCAAGTCCTTaatttttaaagtgaaaatgtAATCACAACTGTATATTTTGTTTGCAGTTAAGTACAGTTTCATATTCGCATATAAGTTTAACATGTATTCAacataaccttttttttttttttttttttctagaatcTTAAAACATTCTgcacactgtcagaaaaaatgtgcaaaatactTTTAGGTGTACAGCAGCTTGTCACTGGTCCAGTACCCTTAAAGGGTGGACTTTGTACCCCTAAGGGGTGCATATTAGTACTTAAGAGCATGTATGAATATGtacaattaaaggattagttcactttaaaatgattttacctcattatttactcaccctcaagttatcctaggtgtatatgactttcttcattCAGAAGaatacaatcagagatatattaattaACACCCTGATGCTATTAAtaaatggcagtgagcggggGTCACAAGTCTGACGCTCAAataagtgcatccatccatcataaacatactccacacagctccggggggttaataaaggccttctgaagtgaaacgatgTGTTTTgcataagaaaaatatccatatttaacatgatataaagtaaaataactagcttctggccaAACTGCCATATGGATTCTACTTGCGTCTAAAGCGTAACTTACGCGATGCCAGGACATATTACGCTACGCCATGATGTACTACGTGACGTCCTACGTTATACGTTGCATAGGTTATGCTTTAGACATAAGTAGAATCTGTATGGCCTTTGGCAGGATAATTTTCTTTATaacgtgttaaatatggatatttttcttaaacaaaatgcatcacttcacttcaaaaggcctttattaacctcccgGAGCCCTGTGGAGTACGtttaggatggatggatgcatctATTTGAGCTTCAAATTTGTGGCCCCCACTcagtgccattataaagcttgataGCGTCAgggtgtttattaatataactctgattgtatttgtctgaaagaagaaagtcatatacatctaggatgggtgagtaaatcatggggtaattttcaatTTAAAGCAAAGTAATCATTTAAGGTTctactattaatatttaagGTACAGTAAATAAGTTGCAACGATGTCCCTTTAAGGGTAATGCTCCAGTGAAGGTACAATTTTAGCATATCTTTTCTGAGAGTGTATATACAATACTTTGTCATATTTTAGCCCCACTGAGAAATTGTGGGTGTTTGCACATATTAAAAAAGCAGGTGCAGTTGGTAGAAAGCCTACACTGATAAATCAGCCAGATGTGCCTGTCATCAGGGTTATCCCATGCTCCTTACAAATCACTTCTCCCGTACCATCCAATTTGGTTCCATTATCTTTACATTTTATCAGCTGGAGTTTTACTTTATGTCATCCTGTGTCAGGGTTTAGCAGTGGCTTTTC
This genomic stretch from Megalobrama amblycephala isolate DHTTF-2021 linkage group LG2, ASM1881202v1, whole genome shotgun sequence harbors:
- the fgf22 gene encoding fibroblast growth factor 22, producing MCKWTPTTAGLHFDLSFSGSALPSYPYSLVCLSLLFLVCSALGGCPPALGHDPLHVLAQGTNCSWTLERHTRSYNHLEGDVRLRRLYSANKFFLCIDKTGKVDGTRRKNYADSLMEIRSVSVGVVAIKSVSTGLYLAMSKKGTLFGSVRYNPSCKFKERIEENGYNTYASLRWKHKGRQMFVSLNGRGKPRRGHKARRRHPSTHFLPMLPT